From Corvus cornix cornix isolate S_Up_H32 chromosome 5, ASM73873v5, whole genome shotgun sequence, the proteins below share one genomic window:
- the PRDM11 gene encoding PR domain-containing protein 11 isoform X4, with amino-acid sequence MEIEPNLSSFEFPGDKMLQNEKSEKNVENQEDARAALQFTTLKQGKSPYKRSCDEGESHPQTKKKKIDLIFKDVLEASLESAKFEENQLATSTPLSLRRASKYQAEDIFEQCGSAMQHGSLSLSRNQSERDWKVPHSSSFISAKEMSILEDEEEEPLSLKADSPTELSLASAQGNSHEIPTTSFCPNCIRLKKKIRELQAELDMLRSGKLPEPPMLPPQVPELQEFSDPTASESIISVPTIMEDDDQEVDSADESVSNDMIAATDEPSKMSSATGRRIRRFKQEWLKKFWFLRYSPTLNEMWCHVCRQYTVQSSRTSAFIIGSKQFKIHTIKLHSQSNLHKKCLQLYKLRMHPEKTEEMCRNMTLLFNTAYHLALEGRPYYDFRPLAELLRKCELKVVDQYMNEGDCQILIHHIARALREDLVERIRQSPFLSIILDGQSDDLLADTVAVYVQYTSSDGPPATEFLSLQELGFSTTDSYLQALDRAFSSLGIRLQDEKPTIGLGVDGANITASLRANLFMTIRKTLPWLLCLPFMVHRPHLEILDAISGKELPCLEELENNLKQLLSFYRYSPRLMCELRVTAATLCEETEFLGDIRAVKWIIGEQNVLNALIKDYLEVVAHLKDVSGQTQRADASAIALALLQFLMDYQSIKLIYFLLDVIAVLSRLAYVFQGEYLLVSQVDDKIEEAIQEISRLADSPGEYLQEFEENFRESFNGIAVKNLRVAEAKFQSIREKICQKTQVILAQRFDSRSRTFVKACQVFDLAAWPRSTDELMSYGKEDMVQIFEHLETVPSFSREVCREGMDTRGSLLMEWRELKVDYYTKNGFKDLLSHICKYKQRFPLLNKIVQILKVLPTSSACCEKGRTALQRVRKNNRSRLTLEQLSDLLTIAVNGPPIANFDCKRALDSWFEEKSGNSYALSAEMLSRMSSLDQKPMLQSMDHGSEFYPDI; translated from the exons ATGGAAATTGAGCCAAACCTATCGTCTTTTGAATTTCCAG GAGACAAAATGTTACAGAATGAAAAGTCAGAAAAGAATGTAGAAAATCAAGAGGATGCAAGGGCAGCACTCCAGTTCACCACCTTAAAGCAGGGGAAGAGCCCCTACAAGCGCAGCTGTGACGAGGGGGAATCCCACccccaaacaaagaaaaaaaagattgacCTCATCTTCAAAGATGTCCTGGAGGCTTCTTTGGAGTCTGCCAAGTTTGAAGAGAACCAGTTAGCAACAAGTACACCACTTTCCCTCAGAAGAGCATCTAAATACCAAGCTGAAGACATCTTTGAGCAGTGTGGCAGTGCCATGCAGCACGGCTCCCTGAGCCTCAGCAGAAACCAGAGCGAGAGGGATTGGAAGGTCCCTCACAGTTCCTCTTTCATCTCAGCCAAGGAGATGAGCATCCTTGAAGACGAGGAAGAAGAGCCCCTGTCACTTAAAGCAGACAGCCCAACCGAGCTGTCACTGGCCTCTGCACAAGGCAACTCCCATGAAATCCCCACCACGTCCTTCTGCCCCAACTGTATCCggctgaagaagaaaatccGGGAGCTGCAGGCTGAGTTAGACATGCTGAGATCTGGGAAGTTACCCGAGCCACCCATGTTACCACCCCAGGTACCCGAGCTCCAAGAGTTCTCAGACCCCACAG CTTCAGAAAGCATCATCTCAGTTCCCACCATCATGGAGGACGATGACCAAGAGGTGGATTCTGCTGATGAATCAGTTTCCAATGACATGATTGCTGCTACAGATGAGCCTTCCAAGATGTCTTCTGCGACGGGCCGGAGGATACGGCGGTTCAAGCAAGAGTGGCTTAAAAAGTTTTGGTTTCTGCGGTACTCCCCAACATTGAATGAGATGTGGTGCCACGTCTGTAGGCAGTACACAGTGCAATCCTCACGGACTTCAGCCTTCATCATTGGCTCTAAGCAGTTCAAGATACACACGATAAAGCTTCACAGCCAGAGCAACCTCCACAAGAAGTGCCTGCAGCTTTACAAGCTCAGGATGCAcccagagaagacagaagagatGTGCCGAAATATGACCCTGCTCTTCAATACAGCCTACCACCTGGCCCTGGAGGGCAGGCCCTACTATGACTTTCGGCCTCTGGCAGAACTGCTGAGGAAGTGTGAGCTCAAGGTGGTGGATCAGTACATGAATGAAGGAGACTGCCAGATCTTAATTCACCATATAGCCCGGGCTCTCCGAGAGGACCTGGTTGAACGCATCCGTCAGTCTCCCTTCCTCAGCATCATTCTGGATGGGCAGAGTGATGACTTGCTTGCAGATACGGTTGCAGTCTATGTGCAGTACACGAGCAGCGATGGGCCTCCAGCAACTGAATTCCTGTCTCTTCAGGAACTGGGCTTTTCTACAACAGACAGTTACCTCCAAGCATTAGATCGGGCTTTTTCCAGCCTGGGAATACGATTGCAGGATGAGAAGCCAACTATTGGCTTGGGAGTTGATGGTGCTAACATTACCGCCAGCCTGAGAGCCAACTTGTTCATGACAATCAGAAAGACGTTGCCCTGgcttctctgccttccctttATGGTGCACAGGCCCCACTTGGAAATTTTGGATGCCATCAGTGGGAAGGAACTACCATGTCTGGAGGAGCTTGAAAACAATTTGAAGCAACTACTCAGTTTCTATCGTTATTCTCCCCGCCTCATGTGCGAGTTAAGGGTCACTGCTGCCACTCTGTGTGAGGAGACTGAGTTCCTGGGGGACATTCGAGCAGTGAAGTGGATCATTGGGGAGCAGAATGTGCTCAACGCTCTCATCAAGGATTACCTTGAGGTTGTGGCCCATCTCAAAGATGTCAGTGGCCAGACCCAAAGGGCAGATGCTTCTGCCATTGCCTTGGCCCTCCTGCAGTTCCTGATGGACTACCAGTCGATTAAACTCATCTACTTCCTGCTGGATGTGATTGCTGTGCTTTCACGCCTTGCCTATGTCTTCCAAGGGGAGTACCTTCTTGTGTCGCAGGTGGACGATAAGATAGAGGAGGCCATCCAGGAGATCAGCCGGCTAGCAGACTCCCCTGGGGAGTACTTGCAGGAATTTGAGGAAAACTTTCGTGAAAGCTTTAATGGCATTGCTGTGAAAAATCTACGGGTGGCTGAAGCCAAATTCCAGTCGATCAGAGAAAAGATCTGCCAGAAGACCCAGGTGATCCTAGCCCAAAGGTTCGATTCCCGCAGCCGGACATTTGTGAAGGCCTGTCAGGTATTTGACCTTGCAGCTTGGCCCAGAAGCACTGATGAGCTCATGAGCTATGGGAAGGAGGATATGGTACAAATATTTGAACACCTGGAGACAGTTCCATCATTTTCCAGAGAGGTTTGCAGAGAGGGGATGGACACCCGAGGGAGTCTGCTGATGGAGTGGCGAGAACTCAAGGTGGATTATTATACcaaaaatggttttaaagaCTTGCTCAGTCACATTTGTAAATACAAACAGAGATTTCCCCTCCTAAATAAAATAGTTCAGATCCTCAAAGTCCTTCCCACCTCTTCGGCCTGCTGTGAGAAGGGGCGCACCGCCCTGCAGAGAGTGCGCAAGAACAACCGCTCTCGGCTCACGCTGGAGCAACTCAGTGACCTGTTGACGATTGCTGTTAACGGGCCACCCATTGCCAACTTTGATTGCAAAAGGGCACTCGATAGCTGGTTTGAGGAGAAGTCAGGCAATAGTTACGCGCTCTCAGCTGAAATGCTGAGCAGGATGTCATCTCTTGACCAGAAGCCAATGTTGCAGAGCATGGACCACGGCTCTGAGTTTTACCCTGATATTTAG